One stretch of Pseudoramibacter sp. DNA includes these proteins:
- a CDS encoding O-acetylhomoserine aminocarboxypropyltransferase/cysteine synthase family protein: protein MSYKFETLQLHVGQEQPDPATDSRAVPIYATTSYVFRNSKHAADRFGLRDAGNIYGRLTNSTVDVFEKRIAALEGGSAGLATASGSAAITYTIEALAHEGQNIVAAKTVYGGTYNLLEHTLPHFGVTGKWVDPYNYDEIEGAIDDNTQALYAETLGNPNSNIIDIEKWAEIAHRHNIPLVIDNTFATPFLVRPFEYGADIVVHSATKFIGGHGTAIGGVVVDGGSFDWKASGRYPWISEPDPSYHGISFADAAGPAAFATYIRAILLRDQGATLSPFHAFLFLQGLETLSLRVERHVQNALKVVDYLKNHPQVEAVHHPSLESEPSHYLYDKYFPNGGGSIFTFEIKGDDKTAMDFIDNLPIFSLLANVADVKSLVIHPASTTHSQLNEAELLDQGIKPNTIRLSIGIENVDDLIDALDTAFKAVK, encoded by the coding sequence GCAGACCGCTTCGGTTTGAGAGACGCCGGCAATATCTACGGCCGTCTGACGAACTCCACCGTCGACGTTTTTGAAAAACGCATCGCCGCATTGGAAGGCGGCTCCGCAGGACTGGCGACGGCATCGGGTTCTGCAGCCATTACTTACACGATTGAAGCTTTGGCCCACGAAGGTCAGAACATCGTCGCTGCGAAGACCGTTTACGGCGGCACCTACAACCTGCTGGAACACACCTTGCCGCATTTCGGCGTCACCGGCAAATGGGTCGACCCCTACAATTACGACGAAATCGAAGGCGCCATCGACGACAACACCCAGGCCCTTTACGCTGAAACCTTAGGGAATCCGAATTCCAACATCATCGACATCGAAAAATGGGCGGAAATCGCACATCGCCACAACATTCCATTGGTCATCGACAACACGTTCGCAACACCGTTCTTAGTCAGACCTTTTGAATACGGCGCCGACATCGTGGTTCACTCCGCAACGAAATTCATCGGCGGCCACGGCACAGCCATCGGCGGCGTCGTTGTCGACGGCGGCAGCTTCGACTGGAAAGCCAGCGGCCGTTATCCATGGATCTCCGAACCCGACCCGTCCTACCACGGCATCAGCTTTGCCGACGCCGCAGGTCCGGCAGCCTTTGCCACCTATATCCGCGCGATTTTATTGAGAGATCAGGGCGCAACCCTCTCACCGTTCCACGCCTTCCTGTTCCTGCAGGGCCTTGAAACCTTGTCTCTGCGTGTGGAACGCCACGTTCAGAACGCGCTGAAAGTCGTCGACTACCTGAAGAATCATCCCCAGGTCGAAGCGGTGCACCATCCGTCACTGGAAAGCGAACCAAGTCATTACCTGTATGACAAGTACTTCCCGAACGGCGGCGGCTCCATCTTCACCTTTGAAATCAAAGGGGACGACAAGACCGCGATGGATTTCATCGACAATTTACCGATCTTCTCGCTGTTAGCCAACGTCGCGGACGTGAAATCTCTGGTCATCCATCCAGCATCCACAACTCATTCTCAGCTCAACGAAGCCGAACTTCTGGATCAGGGCATCAAGCCGAACACTATCAGACTTTCCATCGGGATCGAAAATGTGGACGATTTGATCGACGCACTGGATACCGCATTTAAAGCAGTCAAATAA